GGGGAGGGATGACGGGGAAGACCTCGCGGACGACGAAGCCGTCCTCCTCCAGCGCGTGGAGCGTCTGGGCGAGCATCTTCTCGCTCACGCCCGCCACCTTCCGCCGCAGCTCGCTGAAGCGGTGCGTGCCCTCCAGCAGGGCCACCAGCACCAGCACGCCCCAGCGGCTCGTGACGTGGTCCAGCACACCCCGGGACGGGCACGCGGCGGCGTAGAGGTCGCCTCGCTGCTCGGCCTGCTTCGCCATCGCCTTGCGCAGGTGCTTCGGCTGCTTGGACGCTGTCATGTCAGTAGCTTACCTCAAGGTAGGTACTTACGAAAAGTAAGTATGGCCGTTAGGGTGAGTCCTGCGTCTCGACGAAGTCCTCACGCCACAGGAAAGGAACCCCCCCATGATTCTCGTCACTGGAGCCACCGGTAAGCTCGGCCGTCTCGTCCTCGAGCAGCTGCTCGAGAAGGTCCCCGCCCACCAGGTCATCGCGGCCGTGCGCAACCCCGAGAAGGCCGCGGAGCTCGAGGCGCGCGGCATCCAGGTGCGCAAGGCGGACTACGGCCAGCCGGGGACGCTCGGGCCGGCGTTCGCGGGAGTGGAGAAGG
The sequence above is drawn from the Archangium gephyra genome and encodes:
- a CDS encoding winged helix-turn-helix transcriptional regulator — translated: MTASKQPKHLRKAMAKQAEQRGDLYAAACPSRGVLDHVTSRWGVLVLVALLEGTHRFSELRRKVAGVSEKMLAQTLHALEEDGFVVREVFPVIPPRVDYSLTPLGEEVAGHIEALTDWIEDSMPRIFAARAQHASRKSASESGKEGRAGRRAPTV